A single Drosophila miranda strain MSH22 chromosome XR, D.miranda_PacBio2.1, whole genome shotgun sequence DNA region contains:
- the LOC108153786 gene encoding dnaJ homolog subfamily C member 7-like: protein MDANTLAEIKSTLGESQYRAKNYEAALRSYSEAIDLFPDSAAYYNNRAACYYELLDPGSALADVSHALRIDPGFDKAYVHMAKCCRVLGDLFGMESAVKKVFEADRNSTAVNEEQMALREIRRLEPFIKSTYDRMFFGATRVYLDYILMMAPATVGYRILKAECLAYLNRCDDALEIAADVIRQDPTSADAIFVRGLCLFYTDNVEKCIPHFEHALLLDPEHEKSKQMLIKAKKVKAMREEGNRLFKMYRYREAYLVFTDALAIDVNNTNINSKLQYNRALALVLRGQCLLKLGIFEEAVADFKVALTLESSEEIKKLWRDAKQGLQRLGCYGILGVERNASDDDIRRAFYQKARLHHPDKHASDSNEKQEEERHKFLEVVGAYEMLSNGRKCSRDEIGQEMEASPDLEEMFRSFFWNESIPLNSGR, encoded by the exons ATGGATGCGAACACCCTGGCGGAAATTAAGTCGACCCTGGGCGAAAGCCAGTACAGAGCAAAGAACTACGAGGCGGCGCTAAGGTCGTACTCGGAGGCCATCGATCTGTTCCCGGACTCGGCGGCCTATTACAACAATCGCGCAGCTTGCTACTATGAGCTCCTTGACCCCGGCAGTGCCCTGGCGGATGTCAGTCACGCCCTTCGCATAGATCCTGGCTTCGATAAGGCCTACGTCCACATGGCCAAGTGCTGTCGAGTACTGGGCGACCTGTTCGGCATGGAGAGTGCCGTAAAGAAGGTGTTTGAGGCGGATCGTAACAGCACAGCGGTCAACGAAGAGCAGATGGCTTTGCGGGAGATCCGCCGATTAGAGCCCTTTATTAAGAGCACTTACGACCGAATGTTCTTTGGTGCTACGAGGGTCTACCTGGATTACATTTTAATGATGGCCCCAGCAACAGTTGGGTATCGTATCCTGAAAGCCGAATGTCTGGCTTATCTGAATCGGTGTGATGATGCCCTGGAGATTGCCGCGGACGTGATCAGGCAAGATCCCACCTCAGCGGACGCAATCTTTGTGCGCGGCCTGTGTCTCTTTTACACGGACAATGTGGAGAAATGCATCCCGCACTTCGAGCACGCCTTGTTGCTGGATCCCGAGCACGAAAAATCCAAGCAGATGCTCATCAAGGCCAAAAAAGTCAAGGCGATGAGAGAGGAAGGCAATAGGCTGTTCAAGATGTACCGGTATCGGGAGGCGTATCTCGTCTTCACGGATGCCCTTGCGATAGATGTCAACAACACGAACATCAACTCGAAGCTGCAGTACAACCGGGCACTG GCTCTGGTGCTGCGCGGGCAGTGCCTCCTTAAACTAGGGATATTCGAAGAGGCAGTCGCCGACTTTAAAGTGGCCCTGACGCTGGAGAGCAGCGAAGAAATTAAAAAGTTATGGCGCGACGCCAAGCAGGGCCTGCAGCGACTGGGTTGCTACGGGATACTGGGTGTTGAACGCAATGCATCCGACGATGACATACGGAGGGCGTTCTACCAGAAGGCAAGGCTCCATCATCCGGACAAGCATGCGAGTGACAGTAACGagaagcaggaggaggagaggCATAAGTTCTTGGAGGTAGTCGGGGCATATGAGATGCTATCCAATGGGAGAAAGTGCTCACGAGACGAGATCGGCCAGGAGATGGAAGCCAGTCCTGACCTAGAGGAAATGTTTCGCTCTTTTTTTTGGAACGAAAGTATTCCTCTAAATTCGGGTCGCTAA